A stretch of Castanea sativa cultivar Marrone di Chiusa Pesio chromosome 2, ASM4071231v1 DNA encodes these proteins:
- the LOC142626109 gene encoding vesicle-associated protein 1-2-like isoform X1 — MSTSKVMSTEILEIQPQELKFTFEVKKQSSCSIRLGNNSDQYVAFKVKTTSPKKYCVRPNTGIIKPKMTCDFTVIMQAQRAAPPDMQCKDKFLIQSTFIPFGSTEEDITSDMFAKDSGKYIVVKKLRVILTVPPPSPILLPINGVLKQDPSCEASMQKEIVRSGVENIPPPQRVNEDVKGIEIAEEMDELRAVDFEDSKPVDNVEELKVVKKDVELNLAKDFEDLKLKLNVTDSTLREAEFKTMKLTEERRMTNLEKDRLKHELASVQEMLRKNSVKRAQVGFPLLYVCMVALVSVALGYLMHL, encoded by the exons ATGTCCACTTCCAA AGTTATGAGTACGGAGATTTTGGAGATTCAGCCCCAGGAACTCAAATTTACGT ttgaGGTGAAGAAACAAAGTTCATGCTCAATTCGACTGGGCAATAACTCTGATCAGTATGTTGCTTTCAAG GTCAAAACGACGTCTCCGAAGAAGTATTGTGTGCGGCCAAATACAGGCATTATTAAGCCAAAAATGACATGTGATTTTACAG TTATCATGCAAGCTCAGCGTGCAGCTCCACCTGATATGCAATGCAAAGACAAGTTCCTGATTCAGAGCACTTTTATTCCCTTTGGGTCAACTGAGGAGGATATTACTTCTGACATG TTTGCAAAAGACAGTGGCAAATACATTGTAGTGAAGAAGCTTAGGGTGATCCTAACTGTTCCACCTCCTTCCCCAATACTGCTACCAATTAATGGAGTATTGAAGCAAGATCCATCTTGTGAAGCTTCAATGCAAAAAGAGATAGTACGGAGTGGAGTTGAAAACATACCTCCACCTCAGAGG GTCAATGAGGATGTCAAGGGGATTGAAATTGCGGAGGAAATGGATGAGTTAAGAGCAGTTGATTTTGAGGACTCTAAACCTGTTGACAATGTGGAGGAATTGAAAGTGGTGAAGAAAGATGTTGAGCTGAATTTAGCCAAGGATTTTGAGGATTTGAAATTGAAGCTAAATGTGACAGATTCAACTCTAAGAGAG GCTGAATTTAAAACCATGAAGCTGACAGAAGAGAGGCGTATGACCAATCTAGAGAAGGATAGACTAAAGCATGAATTG GCTTCTGTGCAGGAGATGTTGAGGAAGAACAGTGTGAAACGAGCTCAGGTGGGCTTCCCCCTACTGTATGTCTGTATGGTTGCTCTTGTCAGTGTGGCACTTGGATACCTTATGCATCTATAG
- the LOC142626109 gene encoding vesicle-associated protein 1-2-like isoform X2, protein MSTSKVMSTEILEIQPQELKFTFEVKKQSSCSIRLGNNSDQYVAFKVKTTSPKKYCVRPNTGIIKPKMTCDFTVIMQAQRAAPPDMQCKDKFLIQSTFIPFGSTEEDITSDMFAKDSGKYIVVKKLRVILTVPPPSPILLPINGVLKQDPSCEASMQKEIVRSGVENIPPPQRVNEDVKGIEIAEEMDELRAVDFEDSKPVDNVEELKVVKKDVELNLAKDFEDLKLKLNVTDSTLREAEFKTMKLTEERRMTNLEKDRLKHELEMLRKNSVKRAQVGFPLLYVCMVALVSVALGYLMHL, encoded by the exons ATGTCCACTTCCAA AGTTATGAGTACGGAGATTTTGGAGATTCAGCCCCAGGAACTCAAATTTACGT ttgaGGTGAAGAAACAAAGTTCATGCTCAATTCGACTGGGCAATAACTCTGATCAGTATGTTGCTTTCAAG GTCAAAACGACGTCTCCGAAGAAGTATTGTGTGCGGCCAAATACAGGCATTATTAAGCCAAAAATGACATGTGATTTTACAG TTATCATGCAAGCTCAGCGTGCAGCTCCACCTGATATGCAATGCAAAGACAAGTTCCTGATTCAGAGCACTTTTATTCCCTTTGGGTCAACTGAGGAGGATATTACTTCTGACATG TTTGCAAAAGACAGTGGCAAATACATTGTAGTGAAGAAGCTTAGGGTGATCCTAACTGTTCCACCTCCTTCCCCAATACTGCTACCAATTAATGGAGTATTGAAGCAAGATCCATCTTGTGAAGCTTCAATGCAAAAAGAGATAGTACGGAGTGGAGTTGAAAACATACCTCCACCTCAGAGG GTCAATGAGGATGTCAAGGGGATTGAAATTGCGGAGGAAATGGATGAGTTAAGAGCAGTTGATTTTGAGGACTCTAAACCTGTTGACAATGTGGAGGAATTGAAAGTGGTGAAGAAAGATGTTGAGCTGAATTTAGCCAAGGATTTTGAGGATTTGAAATTGAAGCTAAATGTGACAGATTCAACTCTAAGAGAG GCTGAATTTAAAACCATGAAGCTGACAGAAGAGAGGCGTATGACCAATCTAGAGAAGGATAGACTAAAGCATGAATTG GAGATGTTGAGGAAGAACAGTGTGAAACGAGCTCAGGTGGGCTTCCCCCTACTGTATGTCTGTATGGTTGCTCTTGTCAGTGTGGCACTTGGATACCTTATGCATCTATAG
- the LOC142626108 gene encoding sodium/hydrogen exchanger 1-like yields MAMDTGAFLTKLATSDHSSVVSMNLFVALLCACIVIGHLLEENRWMNESITALAIGLGTGIVILLTTGGKSSHLLVFSEDLFFIYLLPPIIFNAGFQVKKKQFFRNFMTIMLFGAIGTLISFAIISLGAIHFFQKMNIGSLKIGDILAIGAIFSATDSVCTLQVLNQDETPLLYSLVFGEGVVNDATSVVLFNAIQSFDLYHIDSVIALQFVGSFLYLFITSTMLGVLAGLLSAFMIKKLYFGRHSTDREVALMILMAYLSYMLAELFYLSAILTVFFCGIVMSHYTWHNVTESSRVTTKHAFATLSFVAEIFIFLYVGMDALDIDKWRFISDSPGKSVGVSSILLGLVLLGRAAFVFPLSFLSNLTKNSPHDRISLKQQVTIWWAGLMRGAVSMALAYNQFTRSGHTQLHLNAIMITSTISVVLFSTVVFGLMTKPLVRILLPPSKQITSMISSEPSSPKSVIVPLLSNGHESEADKGSQHVNHPTSLRMLLSIPSHTVHHYWRRFDDSFMRPVFGGRGFVPFVPGSPTEDVVQWH; encoded by the exons atggcAATGGACACAGGAGCTTTCTTAACGAAATTGGCGACCTCTGATCACAGCTCAGTTGTCTCGATGAACCTCTTCGTTGCGCTTCTTTGCGCTTGCATAGTCATCGGCCACTTATTGGAGGAGAATCGCTGGATGAACGAGTCCATCACTGCACTCGCTATT GGTTTGGGTACTGGAATTGTTATACTACTCACAACAGGAGGGAAAAGCTCACATCTATTGGTTTTTAGTGAAgatcttttctttatttatctTCTTCCGCCCATCATTTTCAATGCCGG GTTCCAGgtgaagaagaagcaattttTTCGCAACTTCATGACCATAATGCTGTTTGGTGCAATTGGTACTCTGATATCATTTGCCATAATATCATTAG GTGCTATACACTTTTTCCAGAAAATGAATATCGGTTCCCTCAAGATAGGAGATATTCTCG CAATTGGAGCAATATTTTCTGCAACAGATTCTGTTTGCACCTTGCAG GTGCTCAATCAGGATGAGACACCTTTGCTGTACAGTCTGGTTTTCGGAGAAGGTGTAGTAAATGATGCCACATCAGTGGTGCTTTTCAATGCGATCCAGAGCTTTGACCTGTATCACATCGACTCAGTTATTGCTTTGCAGTTTGTTGGAAGCTTTTTGTATCTATTTATCACAAGCACCATGCTGGGAGTTCTA GCTGGACTGCTTAGCGCATTCATGATTAAAAAGCTCTATTTTGGCAG GCACTCTACAGACCGTGAAGTTGCTCTTATGATACTCATGGCTTACCTTTCATATATGCTAGCTGAA CTATTTTATTTAAGTGCTATTCTCACTGTATTCTTTTGTGGAATTGTTATGTCACACTACACATGGCATAATGTGACTGAAAGTTCAAGAGTGACTACAAA GCATGCTTTTGCTACATTGTCATTTGTTGCTGAGatctttatatttctttatgTTGGAATGGATGCCTTGGATATTGATAAGTGGAGATTTATAAGTGACAG CCctggaaaatcagttggggtGAGTTCAATTCTGCTGGGACTGGTTCTGCTTGGAAGAGCAGCCTTTGTTTTCCCCTTATCCTTCTTATCCAACTTGACCAAGAATTCTCCACATGATAGAATCAGCTTAAAGCAACAA GTTACAATTTGGTGGGCTGGTCTGATGCGTGGTGCTGTTTCTATGGCACTTGCTTATAATCAg TTTACTAGGTCAGGGCATACTCAATTGCATTTAAATGCAATCATGATCACCAGTACTATATCAGTTGTTCTTTTCAGCACAGTG GTATTCGGGTTGATGACTAAACCACTTGTGAGGATCTTGCTTCCTCCATCAAAACAAATCACCAGCATGATCTCTTCCGAACCATCTTCTCCTAAATCTGTCATTGTGCCACTTCTCAGCAATGGACATGAATCAGAGGCTGACAAGGGCAGCCAGCATGTAAATCACCCAACTAGCTTACGGATGCTTCTAAGCATCCCTTCTCACACTGTTCACCATTACTGGCGAAGATTTGATGATTCTTTCATGCGGCCTGTTTTTGGTGGTCGGGGTTTTGTACCCTTTGTTCCTGGCTCACCAACTGAAGATGTTGTTCAGTGGCATTGA